A section of the Salmo trutta chromosome 4, fSalTru1.1, whole genome shotgun sequence genome encodes:
- the LOC115191328 gene encoding zinc finger protein 69 homolog, with the protein MIESADAEAAGPGVKQERSEGEEDPRHSRDIQTGDPTIAPAPPRIRSSITEISGTPNAILKSETDTETLSVPHRLLHTGSDHRSDPVGLERLGWQNAPGSEYLPVFHQSKRTVNSQGDDDGDTLDTGGDSSCSYAIEMDPGNMTLGLETQTDLSRGDWNQYSSSVYSEGCLDKKGDDIVVDEMKVEGDTPLTWNADETHLGHSQGRDFLDYTENLETNQNVTTHSPPHAFRDCDPESTSMGPSDLHSRVLFDQVLNSNDMARAQAQGQGATSGNSKEKRFLCMFCNKGFSCPQKVEIHQRVHTGVKPFSCTQCHMRFAEAGSLKRHQRVHTGEKPFSCTQCHMCFSHSFSLKRHQRVHTGDKSYSCPQCEKSFTHQNQLKMHLKVHMGERPFACTHCRKRFSERSYLRIHQQKKHSTL; encoded by the exons atgatagag TCTGCCGatgcagaggctgcaggtcctggggtcaagcaggagaggtctgaaggagaggaggacccaCGGCACAGCAGAGACATCCAGACTGGAGACCCTACCATCGCTCCAGCGCCGCCCAGGATCCGAAGCAGCATCACAGAGATCAGTGGAACGCCGAACGCCATcctcaagtcagagacagacacagagactttAAGTGTACCACATAGGCTCTTAcacacaggatctgaccacagaTCAGACCCAGTGGGGCTGGAGCGACTGGGCTGGCAAAATGCTCCTGGCTCAGAGTATTTACCGGTATTTCACCAGAGCAAGAGGACGGTTAATTCCCAAGGAGATGATGATGGTGACACGTTAGACACTGGTGGTGATTCATCTTGTTCTTACGCTATAGAGATGGACCCTGGCAACATGACCTTGGgtttagagacacagacagatctgtctagaggggactggaaccagtacagtagtagtgtatactctgaagggtgcctagataagaaaggggaCGATATAGTGGTAGATGAGATGAAAGTGGAGGGCGACACTCCTCTGACATGGAATGCAGATGAGACTCACTTAGGACACTCACAAGGCAGAGATTTCTTAGATTACACGGAGAACTTAGAGACAAATCAAAATGTCACGACCCACTCCCCTCCACATGCTTTCAGGGATTGCGACCCAGAGTCCACGTCAATGGGGCCTTCCGATTTACACAGCCGGGTCCTTttcgatcaggtattgaactcaaacgacatggctagagcccaggctcagggacagggagccacatcaggcaatagtaaagagaagcggttcctctgcatgttctgtaacaaaggcttcagctgcccccagaaggtggagatccaccagagggtccacacaggtgTGAAACcattcagctgtacccagtgtcacatgcgcttcgCTGAGGCTGGcagcctgaagaggcaccagagggtccacacaggagagaaacccttcagctgtacccagtgtcatatGTGTTTCTCCCACTCTTTCAGCCTGAAAAGGCACCaaagggtccacacaggggacaaatcctacagctgcccccagtgtgagaagagctTCACCCACCAGAAccagctgaagatgcacctgaaggtccacatgGGAGAAAGGCCGTTTGCCTGTACGCACTGcaggaagaggttctcagagaggagctacctccggatacaccagcagaaaaaacaTTCCACTTTATAA